CGGGGGCCGGCGCCTGGTACTCGAGCTCGAAGCGCTTCGGCAGCTGGAAGTCGAGCTGGATCGTGGCCGTCTGGTGCTCCTTGCCGTCCGAGTCCTTGAGCACGATGTCGATCTTGGGGCCGTAgaaggcgccgtcgccctcgttgATGCTCCAGTCCATGCCCGAggcgtcgagcgcccgcTTCAGCCGGTCCTCTGCGCGGTTccactcctcctccgtgcCGATGTAATGGTCCTTAGGCCGCGTAGACAAGGCTAGTCTGTAGCtgacgccgaggcgcagTACGCCGTACACGACCTGGACAAAGTCGAGCGTCTTCTtgatctcctcctccacctggCTGGGCCGGCAAAAGATGTGGCCGTCGTCCTGGTGGAACCGGCGCACCCGCGTCAAGCCCGACAAGGCGCCGGAAATCTCGTTTCGGTGCAGGGGGCTGAAGTCGGCGTATCGCACGGGGAGGTCTCGGTAGCTGTGCAGCTTGGACTTGAAGATGAGGCAGTGGCCGGGGCAGTTCATCGGCTTGAGGCcgtactcgtcgtcgtcggcatcatcctcTTGGGGTgcgtgctcgccgtcgcagcaCGCGCCCGCCTTCTTCGTATTCCCCGTGACCGAGTacatgtcgtcggcgtagTTGTCGAGGTGACCAGACTTTGCCCACAGCGCCTTCTTGTAGATGGTGGGCGTGATGACCTCCTGGAAGCCATAGCGGACGTACTGCTTGCGCAAaaagtcgacgaggcggttgAAGATGCGCGCGCCGTTGGGGAGGAAGATGGGCGACCCGGGGCTGTAGACCGAGGTCATGAAGAGCTCCTGCTGGATGC
This region of Purpureocillium takamizusanense chromosome 9, complete sequence genomic DNA includes:
- the MST1 gene encoding Threonine--tRNA ligase (EggNog:ENOG503NWTH~COG:J) is translated as MLRPRAARAALSALPRRPWTCPTCLSRRRRYSQQKKPAAPAPATAEPPDHRKLGIQQELFMTSVYSPGSPIFLPNGARIFNRLVDFLRKQYVRYGFQEVITPTIYKKALWAKSGHLDNYADDMYSVTGNTKKAGACCDGEHAPQEDDADDDEYGLKPMNCPGHCLIFKSKLHSYRDLPVRYADFSPLHRNEISGALSGLTRVRRFHQDDGHIFCRPSQVEEEIKKTLDFVQVVYGVLRLGVSYRLALSTRPKDHYIGTEEEWNRAEDRLKRALDASGMDWSINEGDGAFYGPKIDIVLKDSDGKEHQTATIQLDFQLPKRFELEYQAPAPEYEARGETTEDPTLLAEYGPVRPVMIHRAVLGSVERLMALLIESYNGKWPFWLNPRQAIILTVNTSEPVLEWADEVRDVLVGVKSDGTRDDLANHTGLAVDVDATARSLGSKIRDAMSAGYGRVLVVGDQDVKNRQVSLNKERMSPEEMRDRLRAMVNSFQ